In a single window of the Micromonospora sp. WMMD1155 genome:
- the miaA gene encoding tRNA (adenosine(37)-N6)-dimethylallyltransferase MiaA has protein sequence MTSGTVVAVVGPTAAGKSALSIALAHALGGEVVNADSMQLYRGMDIGTAKLTVAERDGVPHHLLDIWEVTEPASVAEYQRLARAAVDDILARGRVPLLVGGSGLYVRAVLERFEFPGTDAVLRERLERELAEVGPAPLYARLRAADPVAAESILPANGRRIVRALEVIELTGAPFTASLPQPTPYYPSVQLGVDLDTGLLDERIAVRVDRMWADGLVAETRELVGRGLPEGRTASRALGYQQVLRMLAGELTEAQAHDETVRATRRFVRRQRSWFRRDPRIHWLDSAEPDLIGAALRLVPAAAR, from the coding sequence GTGACCAGCGGTACGGTCGTCGCGGTGGTCGGCCCGACCGCGGCAGGTAAGTCGGCGTTGAGCATCGCGTTGGCGCACGCCCTGGGCGGGGAGGTGGTGAACGCCGACTCGATGCAGCTCTACCGGGGCATGGACATCGGCACCGCCAAACTGACAGTCGCCGAGCGGGACGGGGTGCCGCACCATCTCCTGGACATCTGGGAGGTCACCGAGCCGGCGAGCGTCGCGGAGTACCAGCGGCTGGCCCGCGCGGCGGTCGACGACATCCTGGCCCGGGGGCGGGTGCCGCTGCTGGTCGGCGGTTCAGGGCTGTACGTGCGGGCGGTGCTGGAACGGTTCGAGTTCCCGGGCACCGACGCGGTGCTGCGGGAGCGGCTGGAACGCGAGTTGGCGGAGGTCGGCCCGGCGCCGCTGTACGCGCGGCTGCGTGCCGCCGACCCGGTCGCCGCCGAGAGCATCCTGCCGGCCAACGGCCGGCGGATCGTCCGGGCCCTGGAGGTGATCGAGCTGACCGGGGCGCCGTTCACCGCGTCGCTGCCGCAGCCCACACCGTATTACCCGTCGGTGCAGCTCGGCGTCGACCTGGACACCGGTCTGCTGGACGAGCGGATCGCGGTGCGGGTCGACCGGATGTGGGCCGACGGCCTGGTCGCCGAGACCCGCGAGTTGGTCGGGCGGGGGCTGCCCGAGGGGCGGACGGCGAGTCGGGCGCTCGGCTACCAGCAGGTGTTGCGGATGCTCGCCGGCGAGCTGACCGAGGCGCAGGCGCACGATGAGACGGTCCGGGCGACCCGCCGTTTCGTCCGCCGGCAGCGATCCTGGTTCCGGCGGGATCCGCGGATCCACTGGTTGGACTCGGCGGAACCGGACCTGATCGGGGCCGCCCTGCGCCTGGTGCCGGCAGCTGCGCGATGA
- a CDS encoding VOC family protein gives MTVQIPAERFHAADGVEDWRCLYHLVSAYFPTGSLSVGIALVDEMGRLAVGDEREHLNVDLRHAGVTVSLSRRDISLARRISAAARALGIPADPTAVQLINITLDALSTDVLPFWQALLGYRPIGDDYLADPARRGPGFGLQPMEAVRPHRNRMHLDIAVAHDQAEGRIAAALAAGGRVVSDAHAPMWWVLADPEGNEACIATWLGRE, from the coding sequence ATGACAGTGCAGATCCCCGCTGAACGCTTCCACGCGGCTGACGGTGTCGAGGACTGGCGTTGTCTCTACCACCTGGTCTCGGCCTACTTCCCGACCGGCTCGCTGTCCGTGGGCATCGCGCTCGTCGATGAGATGGGTCGGCTCGCTGTCGGCGACGAACGCGAGCATCTCAACGTGGACCTGCGCCATGCCGGCGTGACCGTGTCGCTGTCCCGACGCGACATATCACTGGCCCGACGGATCTCGGCCGCTGCCCGGGCGCTGGGCATCCCCGCCGACCCCACGGCCGTACAGCTCATCAACATCACCCTGGACGCCCTGAGCACCGACGTGCTGCCTTTCTGGCAGGCGCTGCTTGGCTATCGACCGATCGGTGACGACTATCTGGCCGACCCGGCGCGACGCGGCCCCGGGTTCGGGTTGCAACCTATGGAGGCGGTGCGACCACATCGCAATCGTATGCACCTGGACATCGCCGTTGCGCACGATCAGGCCGAGGGCCGCATTGCAGCCGCCCTGGCCGCTGGGGGACGTGTCGTTTCCGACGCGCACGCGCCGATGTGGTGGGTTCTGGCCGATCCCGAGGGCAACGAGGCATGCATCGCCACCTGGCTCGGCCGCGAGTAG
- the nrdR gene encoding transcriptional regulator NrdR encodes MRCPYCRHADSRVVDSREADDGQLIRRRRSCPECGKRFTTVEEAVLAVVKRSGVTEPFSRTKIIGGVRKACQGRPVDDDSLALLAQRVEETVRAKGAAEIPSHEVGLAILGPLRDLDEIAYLRFASVYRSFDSLADFEREIETLRAAARARADAVEAAGRTS; translated from the coding sequence ATGCGGTGTCCGTACTGCCGACACGCTGACTCCCGAGTGGTCGACTCGCGGGAGGCCGACGACGGCCAACTCATCCGACGGCGGCGGTCCTGCCCGGAGTGCGGCAAGCGGTTCACCACCGTCGAGGAGGCGGTCCTCGCGGTCGTCAAGCGCAGCGGGGTGACCGAGCCGTTCAGCCGTACGAAGATCATCGGCGGGGTGCGCAAGGCGTGCCAGGGTCGGCCGGTCGACGACGACTCGCTCGCGCTGCTGGCGCAGCGGGTAGAGGAGACCGTCCGGGCCAAGGGGGCCGCCGAGATCCCCAGCCACGAGGTGGGCCTGGCGATCCTGGGCCCGTTGCGCGACCTGGACGAGATCGCCTACCTGCGGTTCGCCAGCGTCTACCGCTCCTTCGACTCGCTTGCCGACTTCGAGCGCGAGATCGAGACGTTGCGGGCCGCGGCGCGGGCCCGGGCCGACGCGGTCGAGGCCGCCGGCCGTACCAGCTGA
- a CDS encoding NAD-dependent malic enzyme, which produces MAITRLPSAGFSITIRIAVTADASSIGRLTTSVGEAGAIVTALDVVDSDPTHVIVDLTCDTADAGHADQVVEALTALDGVDVRKVSDRTFLLHLGGKIEVTSKVALRNRDELSRAYTPGVARVCMAIAENPADARRLTIKRNTVAVVSDGSAVLGLGNLGPAASLPVMEGKAALFKRFGGVDAWPVVLDTQDTDEIVQIVKAIAPAYGGINLEDIAAPRCFEIEARLREALDIPVFHDDQHGTAICVLAALTNALRVVGKQLSDVRVVVSGAGAAGTAIMKLLLRQGVGDIIAYDRQGALHRGLTGLNSAWQWLADNTNQENYSGDLPGAIRGADVFIGVSAPNLLTGDDIAQMAKDAIVFALANPDPEVDPREARKHAAVVATGRSDQPNQINNVLAFPGVFRGMLDAHAEEFTEEMAIAAAQAIADVVGEDKINPTVIVPSVFDSRVAPAVAAAVRAAANNPSRRPAADPGPADLPEIAATASATP; this is translated from the coding sequence GTGGCCATCACCCGACTGCCCAGCGCCGGATTTTCGATCACCATCCGGATCGCCGTGACCGCGGACGCCTCCTCGATCGGCCGGCTCACCACCTCCGTCGGCGAGGCCGGGGCGATCGTCACGGCGCTGGACGTGGTGGACTCCGACCCGACCCACGTGATCGTCGACCTGACCTGCGACACCGCCGACGCCGGGCACGCCGACCAGGTGGTCGAGGCGCTGACCGCGCTGGACGGCGTGGACGTGCGCAAGGTGTCGGACCGCACGTTCCTCCTGCACCTCGGCGGCAAGATCGAGGTGACCTCGAAGGTCGCGCTGCGCAACCGCGACGAGCTGTCCCGCGCGTACACCCCGGGGGTGGCCCGGGTCTGCATGGCGATCGCGGAGAACCCGGCGGACGCCCGGAGACTGACCATCAAGCGCAACACCGTCGCGGTCGTCAGTGACGGTTCCGCGGTGCTGGGCCTGGGCAACCTGGGCCCGGCCGCGTCGCTGCCGGTGATGGAGGGCAAGGCGGCGCTGTTCAAGCGCTTCGGTGGGGTGGACGCCTGGCCGGTGGTGCTGGACACCCAGGACACCGACGAGATCGTGCAGATCGTCAAGGCGATCGCGCCCGCGTACGGCGGGATCAACCTGGAGGACATCGCCGCGCCGCGCTGCTTCGAGATCGAGGCCCGGCTGCGTGAGGCGCTGGACATCCCGGTCTTCCACGACGACCAGCACGGCACCGCGATCTGCGTGCTGGCGGCGCTGACCAACGCGCTGCGCGTGGTGGGCAAGCAGCTCTCGGACGTCCGGGTCGTCGTCTCCGGCGCCGGCGCGGCCGGGACCGCGATCATGAAGCTGCTGCTGCGGCAGGGCGTCGGGGACATCATCGCGTACGACCGGCAGGGTGCCCTGCACCGTGGGCTGACCGGGCTCAACTCGGCGTGGCAGTGGTTGGCGGACAACACCAACCAGGAGAACTACTCGGGTGACCTTCCGGGTGCGATCCGGGGTGCCGACGTGTTCATCGGTGTGAGCGCGCCGAACCTGCTCACCGGCGACGACATCGCCCAGATGGCGAAGGACGCAATCGTCTTCGCCCTCGCCAACCCGGACCCGGAGGTCGACCCCCGGGAGGCCCGCAAGCACGCCGCCGTGGTCGCCACCGGCCGGTCGGACCAGCCGAACCAGATCAACAACGTGCTCGCCTTCCCCGGGGTGTTCCGCGGCATGCTCGACGCGCACGCCGAGGAGTTCACCGAGGAGATGGCGATCGCTGCCGCCCAGGCCATCGCCGACGTGGTGGGCGAAGACAAGATCAACCCGACGGTGATCGTGCCGAGCGTCTTCGACTCCCGGGTCGCCCCGGCCGTCGCCGCCGCCGTCCGCGCCGCCGCGAACAACCCCAGCCGTCGGCCGGCCGCCGACCCGGGCCCGGCGGACCTCCCCGAGATCGCGGCGACCGCCAGCGCAACCCCGTAA
- the hflX gene encoding GTPase HflX, whose protein sequence is MRDQENFVPVEDEFDDVTTGELDLSERQSLRRVPGLSTELSDVTEVEYRQLRLERVVLVGVWTEGTVTDAENSLTELAALAETAGSQVLEGLIQRRTRPDPATYIGRGKVDDLGAVVLSTGADTVICDGELSPSQLRNLEQRTKVKVVDRTALILDIFAQHAKSKEGKAQVELAQLEYLLPRLRGWGETLSRQTGGSGRGGGAGGGVGVRGPGETKLETDRRRIRHRISRLRREIKSMRTVRVTKRARRTRNSVPAVAIAGYTNAGKSSLLNRLTGAGVLVENALFATLDPTTRKATASDGRLYTLSDTVGFVRHLPHQIVEAFRSTLEEVAEADLVVHVVDGTHPDPEEQVRAVHAVLAEVSADRLPELLVVNKTDAADEDTLLRLKRLWPDAIFVSAHSGRGIDGLRAAIEERLPRPAVEVRAVLPYDRGDLVARVHRTGDVLSTSHLPEGTLLHVRVGPELAAELAPYEVQRESQVAGVRS, encoded by the coding sequence TTGCGAGACCAGGAGAACTTCGTCCCCGTCGAGGACGAGTTCGACGACGTCACCACCGGCGAGCTGGACCTGTCGGAGCGGCAGTCTCTCCGGCGCGTCCCGGGCCTTTCTACCGAGCTCAGCGACGTCACCGAGGTGGAATACCGCCAGCTGCGGCTGGAGCGGGTGGTCCTGGTGGGTGTCTGGACCGAGGGCACGGTGACCGACGCCGAAAACTCCCTGACCGAGCTCGCCGCGCTGGCCGAGACCGCCGGCTCGCAGGTGCTCGAAGGGCTCATCCAGCGCCGCACCCGGCCCGACCCGGCCACCTACATCGGTCGGGGCAAGGTCGACGACCTCGGCGCGGTGGTCCTCTCGACCGGCGCCGACACGGTCATCTGCGACGGTGAGTTGTCCCCGTCCCAGCTGCGCAACCTGGAGCAGCGCACCAAGGTCAAGGTCGTCGACCGGACGGCGCTGATCCTCGACATCTTCGCCCAGCACGCCAAGAGCAAGGAAGGTAAGGCGCAGGTCGAGCTGGCTCAGCTCGAATACCTGCTGCCCCGGCTGCGCGGTTGGGGTGAGACCCTCTCCCGGCAGACCGGTGGTTCCGGCCGGGGTGGTGGCGCCGGCGGCGGTGTGGGTGTGCGTGGTCCCGGTGAGACCAAGCTGGAGACCGACCGGCGGCGCATCCGGCACCGCATCTCCCGCCTGCGTCGCGAGATCAAGAGCATGCGGACGGTACGCGTCACCAAGCGCGCCCGACGCACCCGCAACTCCGTCCCGGCCGTGGCCATCGCCGGTTACACGAACGCCGGCAAGTCCAGCCTGCTCAACCGGCTGACCGGCGCGGGTGTGCTGGTGGAGAACGCGTTGTTCGCGACGTTGGATCCGACCACCCGTAAGGCCACCGCCTCGGACGGGCGGCTCTACACCCTCTCCGACACGGTCGGCTTCGTCCGGCACCTCCCGCACCAGATCGTCGAGGCGTTCCGCTCGACGCTGGAGGAGGTGGCGGAGGCGGATCTGGTGGTGCACGTCGTCGACGGCACCCACCCGGATCCGGAGGAGCAGGTCCGGGCGGTCCACGCGGTGCTCGCCGAGGTCAGCGCCGACCGGCTCCCCGAGCTGTTGGTGGTCAACAAGACCGACGCCGCCGACGAGGACACGCTGCTGCGACTCAAGAGGCTCTGGCCGGATGCGATCTTCGTGTCCGCGCACTCCGGTCGAGGCATCGACGGGTTGCGCGCGGCGATCGAGGAGCGGCTGCCGCGCCCCGCCGTGGAGGTTCGGGCCGTGCTTCCGTACGACCGGGGTGACCTGGTGGCACGGGTGCACCGCACGGGTGACGTGCTCAGCACGTCGCACCTGCCGGAGGGCACGCTGCTGCACGTCCGGGTCGGCCCGGAGCTGGCTGCGGAGTTGGCGCCCTACGAGGTCCAGCGGGAGAGTCAGGTGGCCGGCGTCCGGTCCTGA
- the lexA gene encoding transcriptional repressor LexA, whose product MTEDRASRPKSPQQITEAGPPATRRRGAARSRTGQPAVRPVTPVVSAFPDPATIDLTARQRRILEFIRTWVERHGYPPSVREIGEAVGLVSPSSVAYQLKELEKKGFLRRDPNRPRAVDVRAPSDAIDDELSRAQRPTPAYVPMLGRIAAGGPILAEQAVEDIFPLPRELVGEGEVFMLQVKGDSMLDAAICDGDWVVVRQQPTADSGEIVAAMLDGEATVKTYRRRDGHVWLMPQNPAFDPIPGDDATIMGRVVAVLRRI is encoded by the coding sequence GTGACCGAGGACCGGGCCAGCCGGCCGAAGAGCCCGCAGCAGATCACCGAGGCGGGCCCGCCGGCCACCCGACGCCGAGGCGCCGCGCGCAGCCGGACGGGTCAGCCCGCCGTGCGCCCGGTCACACCGGTGGTCAGCGCCTTCCCCGACCCGGCGACGATCGACCTGACCGCCCGTCAGCGTCGCATCCTGGAGTTCATCCGCACCTGGGTGGAGCGCCACGGCTACCCGCCGAGCGTCCGCGAGATCGGCGAGGCCGTCGGCCTGGTGTCGCCGTCCAGCGTCGCCTACCAGCTCAAGGAGCTGGAGAAGAAGGGCTTCCTGCGCCGCGACCCCAACCGGCCGCGCGCCGTCGACGTCCGCGCTCCGAGCGACGCGATCGACGACGAGCTGTCCCGGGCACAGCGGCCCACCCCGGCGTACGTGCCGATGCTCGGCCGGATCGCCGCCGGTGGTCCCATCCTCGCCGAGCAGGCCGTGGAGGACATCTTCCCGCTCCCACGCGAGTTGGTGGGCGAGGGCGAGGTCTTCATGCTCCAGGTCAAGGGTGACTCGATGCTCGACGCGGCGATCTGCGACGGCGACTGGGTCGTCGTCCGGCAACAGCCGACCGCCGACTCCGGCGAGATCGTGGCCGCCATGCTCGACGGCGAGGCGACGGTGAAGACCTACCGTCGCCGTGACGGGCATGTCTGGCTGATGCCGCAGAACCCGGCCTTCGACCCCATCCCCGGTGACGACGCCACCATCATGGGCCGGGTCGTGGCGGTGCTGCGCCGGATCTGA
- a CDS encoding DUF5753 domain-containing protein, which produces MVNPTIQRRRLGLALKRAREGAGKTQDEAAAVIDAAASKISRVELGQSGIKLTDLNLLLDLYGVRGDDAEPLRDLARAGRQRGRWSTYRNAVPDWFRQYLDLEGDASEIRWYQPEVIPGVLQVEPYIRAMNAIAHPRPPTDEVDRQVAVRLERQSILRQDDGPDLSFILSESALRRSIGDATTMRNQLLHLAEVSEQPNVTLQVFPFNAQTYETASFSFIILRFGDDAASDVIYVETFTDADYLDRPDAVRAYTRLWDRLRAAALGPVESRKLILRMADDVERQQT; this is translated from the coding sequence GTGGTGAACCCGACGATCCAGCGACGACGCCTCGGCCTTGCCCTCAAACGCGCCCGTGAAGGTGCAGGCAAGACGCAGGACGAGGCGGCCGCCGTCATCGACGCGGCAGCAAGCAAGATCAGCAGAGTCGAGCTTGGACAGTCGGGCATCAAGCTCACCGACCTGAACCTGCTACTCGACCTCTATGGGGTCCGGGGCGATGACGCCGAGCCGCTACGCGACCTTGCACGAGCAGGGCGACAACGCGGGCGCTGGAGCACATACCGAAACGCCGTGCCGGACTGGTTCCGCCAGTACCTGGACCTCGAAGGTGACGCGTCAGAGATCCGCTGGTACCAGCCAGAGGTCATCCCAGGAGTCCTTCAGGTCGAGCCCTACATCCGCGCCATGAACGCGATCGCCCACCCACGCCCGCCCACCGATGAGGTCGACCGGCAGGTTGCCGTGCGCTTGGAACGGCAGTCGATTCTGCGGCAGGACGACGGGCCTGACCTGAGCTTCATCCTCAGCGAGTCGGCGCTGCGCCGAAGCATCGGTGACGCGACGACGATGCGCAATCAGCTCCTGCACCTGGCAGAGGTGAGCGAGCAGCCCAACGTCACCCTTCAAGTGTTTCCGTTCAACGCACAGACCTATGAGACGGCATCGTTCAGCTTCATCATCCTGCGCTTCGGGGACGACGCGGCATCGGACGTGATCTACGTCGAGACGTTCACCGACGCCGACTACCTTGACCGGCCAGACGCCGTACGGGCCTACACTCGACTGTGGGACCGACTCCGGGCAGCCGCTCTCGGGCCGGTAGAGTCGCGCAAGCTCATCCTGAGGATGGCGGACGACGTGGAGCGGCAACAGACCTGA
- a CDS encoding DUF397 domain-containing protein, producing METSDRLVWRKSSYSDNNGGACVEVAELDTSIVVRDSKDPNGSTLRFTKGAWTGFVRNIR from the coding sequence ATGGAGACTTCGGATCGCCTGGTCTGGCGCAAGTCGAGCTACAGCGACAACAACGGCGGCGCTTGTGTCGAGGTTGCCGAGCTGGACACGAGCATCGTGGTGCGCGACAGCAAGGACCCCAATGGGTCGACCCTTCGCTTCACGAAAGGCGCATGGACGGGGTTCGTCCGGAACATCCGGTAG
- a CDS encoding vitamin B12-dependent ribonucleotide reductase, whose translation MGDRADEGGDGVTTSRSRNKAGAGLKIERVWTTEGVHPYDEVSWERRDVVMTNWRDGSINFEQRGVEFPQAWSVNAANIVTTKYFRGAVGTPEREWSLKQLIDRVVSTYRTAGEEYGYFASPADAEIFDHELTWMLLHQVFSFNSPVWFNVGTPSPQQVSACFILAVDDSMDSILDWYKEEGLIFKGGSGSGVNLSRIRSSRELLSSGGNASGPVSFMRGADASAGTIKSGGATRRAAKMVILDVDHPDIQEFVVTKAREEDKIRALRDAGFDMDLGGSDIVSVQYQNANNSVRVSDEFMSAVENGKGFDLRGRLDGSVIETVDAKNLFRSISQAAWECADPGLQYDDTINDWHTCPETGRITASNPCSEYLHLDNSSCNLASLNLMKFLRADGGFEVEKFVKSVEFVITAMDISICFADFPTEKIGETSRAYRQLGIGYANLGALLMASGLPYDSEQGRSVAAAITSLMTGTAYRRSAELAGVVGPYDGYARNAEPHKRVMRKHAAANDEIKPTSPVATAIVREATKQWTQGNKIGDKFGWRNAQASVLAPTGTIGFMMDCDTTGVEPDLALVKFKKLVGGGSMQIVNQTVPRALRSLGYPEEQVEAIVEHIADHGHVVDAPGLKPEHYAVFDCAMGERTIAPMGHVRMMAAIQPFVSGAISKTVNMPEAATVEDVEKIYFEGWKLGLKALAIYRDNCKVGQPLSVAKSNKATEPAAVETAAAAPAAVEKVIEYRPVRKRLPKKRPSETVSFSVGGAEGYLTASSYPDDGLGEVFLKMSKQGSTLAGVMDAFSVAISIGLQYGVPLETFVSKFTNMRFEPAGMTDDPDVRMAASVMDYIFRRLALDFLPYERRAELGIFTASERAAQLRAEADAEAAATGADLTAMASSAPVEAPAKTEAVAQPAQEMADVAAAKPAPSVGSSTELLEAVIGKAADAPLCFTCGTKMRPAGSCYVCEGCGSTSGCS comes from the coding sequence GTGGGTGACCGCGCAGACGAGGGGGGCGACGGCGTGACAACTAGCCGTTCACGGAACAAGGCAGGCGCGGGGCTGAAGATCGAGCGGGTGTGGACGACCGAGGGGGTCCACCCGTACGACGAGGTCAGCTGGGAGCGCCGCGACGTCGTGATGACGAACTGGCGGGACGGCTCGATCAACTTCGAGCAGCGGGGGGTCGAGTTCCCCCAGGCGTGGAGCGTCAACGCGGCCAACATCGTCACGACCAAGTACTTCCGGGGCGCGGTGGGGACCCCGGAGCGCGAGTGGTCGCTCAAGCAGCTGATCGACCGGGTGGTCTCCACCTACCGCACCGCGGGTGAGGAGTACGGCTACTTCGCCAGCCCGGCGGACGCCGAGATCTTCGACCACGAGCTGACCTGGATGCTGCTGCACCAGGTGTTCAGCTTCAACTCGCCGGTCTGGTTCAACGTCGGTACGCCGTCGCCGCAGCAGGTCAGCGCCTGCTTCATCCTGGCCGTCGACGACTCGATGGACTCCATCCTCGACTGGTACAAGGAGGAGGGGCTGATCTTCAAGGGCGGCTCCGGCTCCGGGGTCAACCTGTCGCGGATCCGTTCGTCGCGGGAGCTGCTCTCCTCCGGCGGCAACGCCTCCGGCCCGGTCAGCTTCATGCGCGGCGCGGACGCCTCGGCCGGCACCATCAAGTCCGGCGGTGCCACGCGGCGCGCGGCCAAGATGGTCATCCTCGACGTGGACCACCCGGACATCCAGGAGTTCGTGGTCACGAAGGCGCGCGAGGAGGACAAGATCCGCGCGCTGCGTGACGCCGGGTTCGACATGGACCTCGGCGGCTCCGACATCGTCAGCGTGCAGTACCAGAACGCCAACAACTCGGTCCGGGTCTCCGACGAGTTCATGTCGGCGGTCGAGAACGGCAAGGGCTTCGACCTGCGCGGCCGGCTGGACGGCTCGGTGATCGAGACCGTCGACGCCAAGAACCTGTTCCGCTCCATCTCGCAGGCCGCCTGGGAGTGCGCCGACCCGGGCCTGCAGTACGACGACACGATCAACGACTGGCACACCTGCCCGGAGACCGGCCGGATCACCGCGTCGAACCCGTGCTCGGAGTACCTGCACCTGGACAACTCCTCGTGCAACCTGGCGTCGCTCAACCTGATGAAGTTCCTCCGCGCCGACGGCGGCTTCGAGGTGGAGAAGTTCGTCAAGTCCGTCGAGTTCGTCATCACTGCGATGGACATCTCGATCTGCTTCGCGGACTTCCCGACCGAGAAGATCGGCGAGACCTCCCGCGCGTACCGGCAGCTCGGCATCGGCTACGCCAACCTGGGCGCCCTGCTGATGGCCTCCGGCCTGCCGTACGACTCGGAGCAGGGTCGCTCGGTCGCCGCGGCGATCACGTCCCTGATGACCGGCACCGCGTACCGCCGCTCCGCCGAGCTGGCCGGCGTCGTGGGCCCGTACGACGGCTACGCCCGCAACGCCGAGCCGCACAAGCGGGTCATGCGCAAGCACGCCGCCGCCAACGACGAGATCAAGCCGACCAGCCCGGTGGCCACCGCGATCGTCCGCGAGGCGACCAAGCAGTGGACCCAGGGCAACAAGATCGGTGACAAGTTCGGGTGGCGCAACGCGCAGGCGAGCGTCCTCGCCCCGACCGGCACCATCGGCTTCATGATGGACTGCGACACGACCGGTGTGGAGCCGGACCTGGCGCTGGTCAAGTTCAAGAAGCTGGTCGGCGGCGGCTCGATGCAGATCGTCAACCAGACGGTGCCGCGCGCCCTGCGCAGCCTCGGTTACCCCGAGGAGCAGGTCGAGGCGATCGTGGAGCACATCGCCGACCACGGTCACGTGGTGGACGCGCCGGGCCTCAAGCCGGAGCACTACGCGGTCTTCGACTGCGCGATGGGGGAGCGGACGATCGCCCCGATGGGTCACGTTCGGATGATGGCGGCCATCCAGCCGTTCGTCTCCGGCGCGATCTCCAAGACGGTCAACATGCCCGAGGCGGCCACCGTCGAGGACGTCGAGAAGATCTACTTCGAGGGCTGGAAGCTCGGCCTCAAGGCACTGGCGATCTACCGGGACAACTGCAAGGTCGGCCAGCCGCTCTCGGTGGCGAAGTCCAACAAGGCCACCGAGCCGGCCGCCGTCGAGACCGCAGCCGCAGCGCCGGCCGCGGTCGAGAAGGTCATCGAGTACCGGCCGGTGCGTAAGCGCCTGCCGAAGAAGCGCCCGTCCGAGACGGTCAGCTTCTCCGTCGGCGGTGCCGAGGGCTACCTCACCGCGTCGTCCTACCCGGACGACGGCCTCGGCGAGGTCTTCCTCAAGATGTCCAAGCAGGGCTCGACGCTCGCCGGTGTGATGGACGCCTTCTCGGTGGCCATCAGCATCGGCCTGCAGTACGGCGTTCCGCTGGAGACGTTCGTCAGCAAGTTCACCAACATGCGCTTCGAGCCGGCCGGCATGACCGACGACCCGGACGTGCGGATGGCCGCCTCGGTGATGGACTACATCTTCCGTCGCCTGGCACTGGACTTCCTGCCCTACGAGCGCCGCGCCGAGCTGGGCATCTTCACCGCTTCGGAGCGGGCCGCCCAGCTGCGGGCCGAGGCCGACGCGGAGGCCGCCGCGACCGGTGCGGACCTCACCGCCATGGCGTCCTCCGCGCCGGTCGAGGCTCCCGCCAAGACCGAGGCGGTCGCCCAGCCGGCGCAGGAGATGGCCGACGTGGCCGCCGCCAAACCGGCACCGAGCGTGGGTTCCAGCACCGAGTTGCTGGAGGCCGTGATCGGCAAGGCCGCCGACGCACCACTCTGCTTCACCTGCGGTACGAAGATGCGCCCGGCCGGTAGCTGCTACGTCTGCGAGGGCTGCGGCTCCACCAGCGGCTGCAGCTGA
- the dapF gene encoding diaminopimelate epimerase, which translates to MEFTKGHGTGNDFVLLPDPDGQLDLTPELVAALCDRRRGVGADGVLRVVRAAKHPDGAGLAGEAEWFMDYWNADGSFAEMCGNGARVFVRYLLDTGLATPAGAALPVATRAGVVRALVEGDAVSVEMRRPRVYDESTATLGELTLTGAAVDVGNPHLVCVLPAGVELSALDLTRAPGYDPMVFPSGVNVEFIVAGVPVDGTDGHTLMRVYERGSAETLSCGTGACAVGAVALRDAGRDTGVVAVDVPGGRLTVTVTADSCWLSGPAVLVATGEIDPAALLRP; encoded by the coding sequence GTGGAGTTCACCAAGGGCCACGGCACCGGCAACGACTTCGTCCTCCTTCCCGACCCGGACGGTCAGCTCGACCTGACCCCGGAGCTGGTCGCGGCGCTCTGCGACCGGCGGCGGGGCGTCGGCGCGGACGGCGTGCTGCGGGTGGTCCGCGCGGCCAAGCACCCGGACGGCGCCGGGTTGGCCGGCGAGGCCGAGTGGTTCATGGACTACTGGAACGCCGACGGTTCGTTCGCCGAGATGTGCGGCAACGGCGCCCGGGTCTTCGTGCGCTACCTGCTCGACACGGGGTTGGCGACGCCCGCGGGTGCGGCGTTGCCGGTGGCGACCCGGGCCGGCGTCGTGCGCGCGCTGGTCGAGGGCGACGCCGTGTCCGTTGAGATGCGCCGACCCCGGGTGTACGACGAGTCGACCGCCACCCTCGGCGAGCTGACCCTGACCGGCGCCGCCGTGGACGTCGGCAACCCGCACCTGGTCTGCGTCCTGCCCGCCGGTGTGGAGCTGTCCGCGTTGGATCTGACCAGGGCTCCCGGGTACGACCCGATGGTCTTCCCGAGCGGGGTGAACGTGGAGTTCATCGTGGCGGGCGTCCCGGTCGACGGCACGGACGGGCACACCCTCATGCGGGTGTACGAGCGTGGCAGCGCGGAGACGCTGTCCTGCGGCACCGGTGCCTGCGCGGTGGGCGCGGTGGCCCTGCGCGACGCGGGCCGGGACACGGGTGTGGTCGCGGTGGACGTCCCCGGTGGCCGCCTGACGGTCACCGTGACAGCGGATTCCTGCTGGCTGTCCGGCCCCGCCGTCCTGGTGGCGACCGGCGAGATCGACCCGGCCGCCCTACTCCGTCCCTGA